A genome region from Mesorhizobium sp. B2-1-8 includes the following:
- a CDS encoding shikimate dehydrogenase, translated as MAETMKKAFVTGHPIKHSRSPMIHGHWLAKHGIDGSYEAIDVAPRDFADFLASMHANGYRGGNVTIPHKEAAFAGVARRDHAADEIGAVNTLWLDDGTLWGGNTDGHGFAANLDDYAAGWAANGPAVVLGAGGASRAVIHALKERGLGDIRIVNRTLARAMELRDRFGAGVSAHEMAATAELLGDAGLLVNTTALGMQGNAGLPADPALLPDNAIVNDIVYVPLETPLLAAARARGLKTVDGLGMLLNQAVPGFERWFGVRPKVTAELRALIVADLVPKS; from the coding sequence ATGGCTGAGACGATGAAGAAGGCCTTCGTCACCGGCCATCCCATAAAACATTCGCGCTCGCCGATGATCCACGGCCACTGGCTGGCCAAGCACGGCATCGACGGCAGCTACGAGGCGATCGACGTGGCGCCGCGGGACTTCGCCGATTTCCTGGCGAGCATGCATGCCAATGGCTATCGCGGCGGCAACGTCACCATCCCGCACAAGGAGGCAGCCTTTGCCGGGGTCGCGCGCCGCGATCATGCGGCGGACGAAATCGGCGCCGTCAACACGCTGTGGCTCGACGACGGCACTTTGTGGGGCGGCAACACCGACGGCCATGGCTTTGCCGCCAATCTCGACGATTACGCCGCGGGCTGGGCGGCCAATGGCCCGGCAGTGGTGCTGGGTGCCGGCGGCGCCTCCCGCGCCGTCATCCACGCGCTGAAGGAGCGCGGCCTCGGCGACATCCGCATCGTCAACCGCACGCTCGCCCGGGCGATGGAATTGCGCGACCGCTTTGGCGCCGGCGTTTCGGCGCACGAAATGGCCGCGACCGCCGAATTGCTGGGCGACGCCGGCCTGCTGGTCAACACCACCGCACTGGGCATGCAGGGCAATGCGGGCCTGCCCGCCGACCCCGCGCTGCTGCCCGACAACGCCATCGTCAACGACATCGTCTATGTGCCGCTCGAAACCCCCTTGCTCGCCGCCGCGCGGGCACGGGGGCTGAAGACGGTCGACGGGCTCGGCATGCTGCTCAACCAGGCGGTGCCCGGCTTCGAGCGCTGGTTCGGCGTCAGGCCGAAGGTTACGGCTGAGCTCCGCGCGCTCATCGTTGCCGATCTGGTGCCCAAATCATGA
- a CDS encoding pyruvate, water dikinase regulatory protein, giving the protein MTAHRIVDKPASDTVAFGRHDRLSDLIHIRPQPQVTPVNKPQSFFHLHLISDATGETLLAAGRAASAQYKDARAIEHIYPLIRTEKQIAKVFEDIEEEPGIILYTVVDQKLARGIDERCAAMGLPCVSVLEPVLTVFQSYLGTPAGRRVGAQHVLDAEYFRRIDALNFTMDHDDGQLPANMDDADVVLIGISRTSKTPTSIYLANRGIKTANIPIVLGVPVPESLLSARTPLIVGLIATAERISHVRQNRILGNSSTYVPTEYVDRAAINEELAYARQICTRHGWPMIDVSRRSIEETAAAIVALRGKTR; this is encoded by the coding sequence CTGACAGCACATCGAATTGTGGACAAACCGGCATCTGATACAGTCGCCTTCGGCCGGCACGACCGCCTGTCCGACCTTATCCACATCCGCCCACAGCCCCAGGTGACCCCTGTGAACAAACCCCAGAGCTTCTTCCACCTGCACCTGATTTCCGACGCCACGGGGGAAACGCTCCTCGCCGCCGGCCGCGCCGCCTCGGCGCAATACAAGGATGCGCGCGCCATCGAGCACATCTACCCGCTCATCCGGACCGAAAAACAGATAGCCAAGGTGTTCGAGGACATTGAGGAGGAGCCGGGCATCATCCTCTACACAGTGGTCGACCAGAAGCTGGCGCGCGGCATCGACGAACGCTGCGCGGCCATGGGCCTGCCCTGCGTGTCCGTGCTGGAGCCCGTGCTGACCGTCTTCCAGTCCTATCTCGGGACGCCGGCCGGCCGCCGCGTCGGCGCCCAGCATGTTCTCGACGCCGAATATTTCCGGCGCATCGATGCGCTCAATTTCACCATGGACCATGACGACGGCCAGCTGCCGGCCAACATGGATGACGCCGATGTCGTGCTGATCGGCATTTCACGCACCTCGAAGACGCCGACCAGCATCTATCTCGCCAACCGCGGCATCAAGACCGCCAACATCCCGATCGTGCTCGGCGTGCCGGTGCCCGAAAGCCTGCTCAGCGCCAGGACGCCGCTTATCGTCGGATTGATCGCCACCGCCGAGCGCATCTCGCATGTCCGCCAGAACCGCATCCTCGGCAATTCGAGCACCTACGTGCCGACCGAGTATGTCGACCGCGCCGCCATCAACGAGGAACTCGCCTACGCCCGCCAGATCTGCACCCGCCATGGCTGGCCGATGATCGACGTCAGCCGCCGCTCCATCGAGGAGACGGCCGCGGCCATCGTTGCCCTCAGGGGGAAGACGAGATAA
- a CDS encoding Maf-like protein translates to MTEKIILASGSPFRKAMLVDAGVDIEAVPATLDERALEAPLQDSGASPEDVALVLAEAKATEVSERRPGALVLGCDQTLSLGDEVFHKPADMEGARRHLLALSGKTHQLNSAAVLVRDGNVLWRHVGIASMTMRKLDPAFIGRHLARVGARALASVGAYQVEGEGIQLFEKIEGDHFTIVGLPLLPLLAELRTLGAIDG, encoded by the coding sequence ATGACAGAAAAAATCATCCTCGCTTCAGGCAGCCCGTTCCGCAAGGCGATGCTGGTCGACGCCGGCGTCGACATCGAGGCCGTTCCCGCGACGCTAGACGAGCGCGCGCTTGAAGCGCCGTTGCAGGACAGCGGCGCCTCGCCCGAGGACGTCGCCTTGGTGCTCGCCGAAGCCAAGGCCACCGAAGTCAGCGAGCGCCGGCCCGGCGCGCTGGTGCTCGGCTGCGACCAGACGCTGTCGCTCGGCGACGAAGTGTTCCACAAGCCGGCCGACATGGAAGGCGCGCGTCGCCATCTCCTGGCCCTGTCGGGCAAGACCCATCAGCTCAACAGCGCCGCCGTGCTGGTGCGCGACGGCAATGTATTGTGGCGCCATGTCGGCATCGCCTCGATGACCATGCGCAAGCTCGACCCTGCCTTCATCGGCCGGCATCTCGCCCGTGTCGGCGCCAGGGCGCTGGCCAGCGTCGGCGCCTATCAGGTCGAGGGCGAAGGCATTCAGCTGTTCGAGAAAATCGAAGGCGACCATTTCACCATTGTCGGCCTGCCGCTGCTGCCATTGCTGGCGGAACTCCGTACCCTGGGAGCCATCGATGGCTGA
- the coaE gene encoding dephospho-CoA kinase (Dephospho-CoA kinase (CoaE) performs the final step in coenzyme A biosynthesis.) has product MIVLGLTGSIGMGKSTTAEMFAEAGVPVHDSDEAVHRLYAGKAAPLVEAAFPGTTAGGSVDRAKLGARVLGDTAALKKLEAIIHPLVRADADAFLARHRNAGESIAVLDIPLLFETGGRGRVDKVVVVTAPAEVQRQRVLARPGMSEEKLASILAKQVPDAEKRRLADFVIDTGEGMDAARAAVAAIIAELAGAGKSSD; this is encoded by the coding sequence ATGATCGTGCTCGGCCTGACCGGCTCGATCGGCATGGGCAAGTCGACGACGGCCGAGATGTTCGCCGAGGCCGGCGTGCCGGTGCATGATTCAGACGAGGCGGTGCACCGCCTCTATGCCGGCAAGGCGGCCCCCCTGGTCGAGGCCGCCTTTCCCGGCACCACCGCTGGTGGAAGCGTCGACCGCGCAAAACTCGGCGCCCGTGTCCTCGGCGATACGGCAGCCCTGAAAAAGCTCGAGGCCATCATCCATCCGCTGGTCCGCGCCGATGCCGACGCCTTCCTGGCCAGGCATCGTAACGCCGGCGAATCGATCGCGGTCCTCGACATCCCGCTGCTGTTCGAAACCGGCGGCCGTGGGCGGGTCGACAAGGTCGTCGTCGTCACCGCGCCGGCCGAAGTCCAGCGCCAGCGCGTGCTGGCGCGACCCGGCATGAGCGAGGAAAAACTGGCGTCGATCCTGGCCAAGCAGGTGCCGGATGCCGAAAAGCGCCGTCTGGCCGATTTCGTCATCGACACCGGTGAGGGGATGGACGCCGCGCGAGCCGCGGTTGCAGCAATTATTGCGGAACTGGCGGGGGCCGGCAAGTCGAGCGACTGA